TGTGGGCGATGCGGCGGTGGCCGAGCGCCAGCAGGTGCTCGGTGACCAGGCGCGCGCCCTGTCCGTCGTCGCCCGCGACCACGTCGACCCCCGGCGGGACGGGTTCCCGGGCGCCCGCGACGACGACCGGGATCCGCTCCGCCACCGCGCCGAGCGCCGCCGGGTCGGGCAGCGTCCCGACGATCACCAGCCCGTCCGCCCCGAGGTCCAGGAACGGGCCTGCCGGGTCCTGGCCGACGCGGCGGTTGAGACGGGCGTCGGCGAGCAGCATGTGCAGACCGTGCGCGTGCAGCAGGGAGTTGAGACCGTCGAGGAGATCCACGTACCAGGGGTTGCGCAGGTCGTGCAGGAGGACGCCGACCATGGGGGTCCCGCCGTCCGGACGTGCCGGGGGGCCGGGGAGGGTGCGCTGCTCGCTGAGGCTGCGCGCGGCCGTGTTCGGCCGGTAGCCCAGTTCGCCGGCGGCCCGCAGGACGGCCTCCCGCTTCTCAGCGCGCACCTGGCCGGTCCCGCGCAGCACGAGGGAGACCAGGGATTTGGACACGCCCGCGCGGTCGGCGACGTCACGGATGGTCGGTGGTCTCATGACATGGACCGTTCCATGTCGTCGCGCGGCTGTCAAAGGGGTCCGCGTCGCCGCCGGCTCAGGGCTTCGAAAGGCTTGACACCCACGGCGGGTCGCCCCCAGGGTGACTTGGACAGGACATGGACCGGTCCAATGAGGGCCGGCAGAAGGCTGAGAGGGGCCGTCATGGTGGACGCGCTCGGTGTCGCCGTCGTCGGGTTCGGCTGGATGGGGCGGGTGCACACCCAGGCGTACGCCCGCGTCCGGCACCACTACCCGCAGCTCGCCCTGCGTCCGGAGCTGGTGGTCGTCGCCGAGGAGGTCCCCGGCCGGGCGGAGGAGGCCGCCGCGCAGTTCGGCTTCACCGCCACCACCCGCAACTGGCGTGAGGTGGCCGCCGACCCGCGCGTCCAGGCCGTCAGCATCACCGCGCCGAACTTCCTGCACCGCGAGATCGGCGTCGCGATGGCCGAGGCCGGCAAGCACATCTGGATCGAGAAGCCGGTGGGCCTCACCCGCGAGGACGCCGTGGCCGTGGCGGACGCGGTGGCCCGGGCCGGGGTCCAGGGCGCCGTCGGCTTCAACTACCGCAACGCGCCCGCCGTGGAGACGGCCCGTGCGCTGATCGCCGCCGGCGAGCTGGGCGCCGTCACCCATGTCCGCATCCGTCTCCTCAGCGATTACGCGGCCCACCCCGACGGTGCGCTGACCTGGCGGTACGAACGCGAGCGCGGCGGCAGCGGGGTGCTCGGCGATCTGGCCTCGCACGGCGTGGACCTGGCCCGCTTCCTGCTCGGCGACATCACGTCGCTGGCGGCCGACACCGCGGTCTTCGTCCCGGAGCGGGCCCGACCGACGGGAGCGACGGCGGGCCACAGCCTCGCGGCGGGCGGCGAACTCGGCCCGGTCGAGAACGAGGACTACGTCAACTGCCTGCTGCGCTTCGCCTCCGGCGCGCGGGGCGTGCTGGAGGCCTGCCGGGTCTCGGTCGGCGCGCAGAACGACTACGGCTTCGAGGTGCACGGCACCGAGGGCGCGGTGTTCTGGGACTTCCGCAGGATGAACGAGCTGGGCGTCAGCCGCGGCACGGCGTACCAGGACCAGCCGGTCAGCACGGTGTACGTGGGCCCGGGCGACGGCGAGTTCGGCGCGTTCCAGCCGGGCGCCGCGAACGCGATGGGCTACGACGACCTCAAGGTCGTGGAGGCCCACCGCTTCCTGCGCTCGGTCGCCGAGGGCGCACCGCACGGGGCGACGCTCGCGGACGCGGTGCACAGCGCGACCGTGCTGGAGGCGATGGCGCGCTCCGCGGAGAGCCGTTCCTGGGTCGAGGTGAACCCGTAGGGGTGGGGCCAGGACCACCCCCGGTCCGGCGCCCAGGCCCCGCGACCGGGGCCGCAGGAAGCGGCAGTCTTCAGGGGCCGGCCCGAACGAGCCCCGCAGGAGCCGAGAGGCCGGCGCCGCATCCGCCACGCCGAGAACTCGGGGGACCCCATGTCCGAAGCCACCGCCCGGCGCCTGACCGGCCTCGCCGCCGTCGTCGCCGCCGTCGCCCTCATCGTCCAGGTGCCGCTGTACTTCCTCTACTCGGGCCCGCCGCCGGACGTCAACGTCCTGTCCCGG
The window above is part of the Streptomyces sp. NBC_00425 genome. Proteins encoded here:
- a CDS encoding LacI family DNA-binding transcriptional regulator, giving the protein MRPPTIRDVADRAGVSKSLVSLVLRGTGQVRAEKREAVLRAAGELGYRPNTAARSLSEQRTLPGPPARPDGGTPMVGVLLHDLRNPWYVDLLDGLNSLLHAHGLHMLLADARLNRRVGQDPAGPFLDLGADGLVIVGTLPDPAALGAVAERIPVVVAGAREPVPPGVDVVAGDDGQGARLVTEHLLALGHRRIAHIAGYGAVGELRRRSFEAVMREHGVERPAVEASDMTEEGGHRAAVRLLGRADRPTAVFAVNDMAGVGALSAAEELGLAVPGDLSVVGYDNTSTSRLRHLWLTTVDNAGHEVGRRAARCLLDRFEGGGGPGRVQLAAPLLEIRGTTAPPAPLTG
- a CDS encoding Gfo/Idh/MocA family protein, which codes for MVDALGVAVVGFGWMGRVHTQAYARVRHHYPQLALRPELVVVAEEVPGRAEEAAAQFGFTATTRNWREVAADPRVQAVSITAPNFLHREIGVAMAEAGKHIWIEKPVGLTREDAVAVADAVARAGVQGAVGFNYRNAPAVETARALIAAGELGAVTHVRIRLLSDYAAHPDGALTWRYERERGGSGVLGDLASHGVDLARFLLGDITSLAADTAVFVPERARPTGATAGHSLAAGGELGPVENEDYVNCLLRFASGARGVLEACRVSVGAQNDYGFEVHGTEGAVFWDFRRMNELGVSRGTAYQDQPVSTVYVGPGDGEFGAFQPGAANAMGYDDLKVVEAHRFLRSVAEGAPHGATLADAVHSATVLEAMARSAESRSWVEVNP